In Heliangelus exortis chromosome Z, bHelExo1.hap1, whole genome shotgun sequence, a genomic segment contains:
- the SLC35D2 gene encoding nucleotide sugar transporter SLC35D2 isoform X9 encodes MILLKMILPMAGMLGWIPFQRFKPRFPEGECLEVLNSCPLTALKAEQVGARRQRKVPLPTPGGSSTSHGRAPLFRPRPGERRWPGASAARVRRERGPRGSASVPGLHAAAGTARGRPVAAAVLDARAGPGRTGPGWAGGAAARSAVLVEPGVGSCQPPPPPLVAAMTVGQAAGAAAAAAAPSALPRVLSALFYGTCSFLIVLVNKALLSAYSFPSPVFLGIGQLFPLPLIYVGNHISGLSSTGKLRSDLSFNLEGYTFVLLNDIFTAANGVYTKQKIDPKELGKYGVLFYNACFMVIPTVIISFSTGDFQQATRFQHWTNFLFVFQFLLSCLLGFLLMYSTVLCSHYNSALTTAVVGAIKNISIAYIGMLIGGDYIFSVLNFIGLNICMAGGLRYSFLALRGNSKPAQPGDEENALPELKS; translated from the exons atgaTCTTGTTGAAGATGattctgcccatggcagggatgtTGGGCTGGATACCCTTCCAGCGGTTTAAACCTCGCTTTCCTGAGGGCGAGTGCTTGGAGGTGCTGAATTCCTGCCCCTTGACCGCTTTAAAAGCGGAGCAGGTTGGTGCCCGAAGGCAGCGGAAGGTACCGCTTCCAACCCCTGGAGGAAGCAGCACCTCGCACGGCCGAGCGCCTCTCTTTCGGCCGAGGCCTGGGGAGCGGCGCTGGCCGGGGGCGAGCGCTGCCCGAGTCCGGCGGGAACGTGGGCCGAGAGGCAGCGCCTCCGTGCCGGGGCTCCACGCAGCAGCCGGGACCGCCAGGGGGCGCCCTGTGGCCGCCGCCGTCCTTGACGCtcgggccgggccgggtcggaccgggccgggctgggccggAGGGGCGGCGGCCCGGTCGGCCGTACTCGTGGAGCCCGGGGTGGGGTCCTGtcagccgccgccgccaccgctCGTCGCCGCCATGACCGTCGGGCAGGCCgccggggcggcggcggctgccGCCGCGCCCTCGGCGCTGCCTAGGGTGCTCTCAGCCCTCTTTTACGGGACGTGCTCCTTCCTCATCGTGTTGGTCAACAAGGCCCTGCTCAGCGCCTACAG CTTCCCATCACCAGTGTTTCTTGGAATTGGACAG TtgtttcctctgcctctgaTTTATGTTGGAAACCACATAAGTGGATTATCAAGTACCGGCAAACTCAG GTCTGATCTGTCTTTTAATCTGGAGGGCTACACATTTGTATTGCTAAATGATATCTTCACAGCAGCAAATGGAGTttacacaaagcagaaaattgatCCAAAG GAGTTGGGAAAATACGGTGTCCTTTTCTATAATGCTTGTTTCATGGTGATTCCAACAGTTATTATTAGTTTTTCTACTGGAGACTTTCAGCAG gCAACACGTTTCCAGCACTGgacaaattttttatttgtctttcaatttcttctttcctgcttATTGGG GTTTCTGTTGATGTATTCTACTGTCCTTTGCAGTCATTACAATTCTGCACTCACAACAGCAGTAGTTGGTGCCATCAAG aatATATCCATTGCTTACATTGGAATGTTGATTGGTGGAGATTACATATTCTCTGTATTAAACTTTATAGGTCTAAATATTTG TATGGCAGGAGGACTGAGATACTCATTTTTAGCCTTAAGAGGAAACAGCAAGCCTGCACAACCTGGGGATGAAGAGAATGCACTTCCAGAGTTGAAGAGTTAG
- the SLC35D2 gene encoding nucleotide sugar transporter SLC35D2 isoform X6 — MILLKMILPMAGMLGWIPFQRFKPRFPEGECLEVLNSCPLTALKAEQVGARRQRKVPLPTPGGSSTSHGRAPLFRPRPGERRWPGASAARVRRERGPRGSASVPGLHAAAGTARGRPVAAAVLDARAGPGRTGPGWAGGAAARSAVLVEPGVGSCQPPPPPLVAAMTVGQAAGAAAAAAAPSALPRVLSALFYGTCSFLIVLVNKALLSAYSFPSPVFLGIGQMAATILILYVSKLNKIVHFPDFDKSIPMKVRIGINKRVLPLVTTFFLMETRHKEQKTVFPVCFSIVSSASDLCWKPHKWIIKYRQTQELGKYGVLFYNACFMVIPTVIISFSTGDFQQATRFQHWTNFLFVFQFLLSCLLGFLLMYSTVLCSHYNSALTTAVVGAIKNISIAYIGMLIGGDYIFSVLNFIGLNICMAGGLRYSFLALRGNSKPAQPGDEENALPELKS, encoded by the exons atgaTCTTGTTGAAGATGattctgcccatggcagggatgtTGGGCTGGATACCCTTCCAGCGGTTTAAACCTCGCTTTCCTGAGGGCGAGTGCTTGGAGGTGCTGAATTCCTGCCCCTTGACCGCTTTAAAAGCGGAGCAGGTTGGTGCCCGAAGGCAGCGGAAGGTACCGCTTCCAACCCCTGGAGGAAGCAGCACCTCGCACGGCCGAGCGCCTCTCTTTCGGCCGAGGCCTGGGGAGCGGCGCTGGCCGGGGGCGAGCGCTGCCCGAGTCCGGCGGGAACGTGGGCCGAGAGGCAGCGCCTCCGTGCCGGGGCTCCACGCAGCAGCCGGGACCGCCAGGGGGCGCCCTGTGGCCGCCGCCGTCCTTGACGCtcgggccgggccgggtcggaccgggccgggctgggccggAGGGGCGGCGGCCCGGTCGGCCGTACTCGTGGAGCCCGGGGTGGGGTCCTGtcagccgccgccgccaccgctCGTCGCCGCCATGACCGTCGGGCAGGCCgccggggcggcggcggctgccGCCGCGCCCTCGGCGCTGCCTAGGGTGCTCTCAGCCCTCTTTTACGGGACGTGCTCCTTCCTCATCGTGTTGGTCAACAAGGCCCTGCTCAGCGCCTACAG CTTCCCATCACCAGTGTTTCTTGGAATTGGACAG aTGGCAGCCACTATACTTATTTTGTATGTGTCAAAATTAAATAAGATTGTTCACTTCCCTGATTTTGACAAAAGTATACCTATGAAGGTAAGGATTGGTATTAATAAGAGAGTGTTACCTCTTGTAACAACATTCTTTCTGATGGAGACAAgacacaaagaacagaaaacagtttttccagtttgtttctcaa TtgtttcctctgcctctgaTTTATGTTGGAAACCACATAAGTGGATTATCAAGTACCGGCAAACTCAG GAGTTGGGAAAATACGGTGTCCTTTTCTATAATGCTTGTTTCATGGTGATTCCAACAGTTATTATTAGTTTTTCTACTGGAGACTTTCAGCAG gCAACACGTTTCCAGCACTGgacaaattttttatttgtctttcaatttcttctttcctgcttATTGGG GTTTCTGTTGATGTATTCTACTGTCCTTTGCAGTCATTACAATTCTGCACTCACAACAGCAGTAGTTGGTGCCATCAAG aatATATCCATTGCTTACATTGGAATGTTGATTGGTGGAGATTACATATTCTCTGTATTAAACTTTATAGGTCTAAATATTTG TATGGCAGGAGGACTGAGATACTCATTTTTAGCCTTAAGAGGAAACAGCAAGCCTGCACAACCTGGGGATGAAGAGAATGCACTTCCAGAGTTGAAGAGTTAG
- the SLC35D2 gene encoding nucleotide sugar transporter SLC35D2 isoform X1 — protein MILLKMILPMAGMLGWIPFQRFKPRFPEGECLEVLNSCPLTALKAEQVGARRQRKVPLPTPGGSSTSHGRAPLFRPRPGERRWPGASAARVRRERGPRGSASVPGLHAAAGTARGRPVAAAVLDARAGPGRTGPGWAGGAAARSAVLVEPGVGSCQPPPPPLVAAMTVGQAAGAAAAAAAPSALPRVLSALFYGTCSFLIVLVNKALLSAYSFPSPVFLGIGQMAATILILYVSKLNKIVHFPDFDKSIPMKLFPLPLIYVGNHISGLSSTGKLSLPMFTVLRKFTIPLTLLLEIIILGKRYPLSIIVSVFAIILGAFIAAGSDLSFNLEGYTFVLLNDIFTAANGVYTKQKIDPKELGKYGVLFYNACFMVIPTVIISFSTGDFQQATRFQHWTNFLFVFQFLLSCLLGFLLMYSTVLCSHYNSALTTAVVGAIKNISIAYIGMLIGGDYIFSVLNFIGLNICMAGGLRYSFLALRGNSKPAQPGDEENALPELKS, from the exons atgaTCTTGTTGAAGATGattctgcccatggcagggatgtTGGGCTGGATACCCTTCCAGCGGTTTAAACCTCGCTTTCCTGAGGGCGAGTGCTTGGAGGTGCTGAATTCCTGCCCCTTGACCGCTTTAAAAGCGGAGCAGGTTGGTGCCCGAAGGCAGCGGAAGGTACCGCTTCCAACCCCTGGAGGAAGCAGCACCTCGCACGGCCGAGCGCCTCTCTTTCGGCCGAGGCCTGGGGAGCGGCGCTGGCCGGGGGCGAGCGCTGCCCGAGTCCGGCGGGAACGTGGGCCGAGAGGCAGCGCCTCCGTGCCGGGGCTCCACGCAGCAGCCGGGACCGCCAGGGGGCGCCCTGTGGCCGCCGCCGTCCTTGACGCtcgggccgggccgggtcggaccgggccgggctgggccggAGGGGCGGCGGCCCGGTCGGCCGTACTCGTGGAGCCCGGGGTGGGGTCCTGtcagccgccgccgccaccgctCGTCGCCGCCATGACCGTCGGGCAGGCCgccggggcggcggcggctgccGCCGCGCCCTCGGCGCTGCCTAGGGTGCTCTCAGCCCTCTTTTACGGGACGTGCTCCTTCCTCATCGTGTTGGTCAACAAGGCCCTGCTCAGCGCCTACAG CTTCCCATCACCAGTGTTTCTTGGAATTGGACAG aTGGCAGCCACTATACTTATTTTGTATGTGTCAAAATTAAATAAGATTGTTCACTTCCCTGATTTTGACAAAAGTATACCTATGAAG TtgtttcctctgcctctgaTTTATGTTGGAAACCACATAAGTGGATTATCAAGTACCGGCAAACTCAG TTTGCCGATGTTTACGGTGCTCAGGAAGTTTACCATTCCACTTACTTTACTGCTGGAAATCATCATACTTGG gaaACGATACCCCCTGAGTATTATAGTCAGCGTATTTGCAATAATTCTTGGGGCTTTCATAGCTGCTGG GTCTGATCTGTCTTTTAATCTGGAGGGCTACACATTTGTATTGCTAAATGATATCTTCACAGCAGCAAATGGAGTttacacaaagcagaaaattgatCCAAAG GAGTTGGGAAAATACGGTGTCCTTTTCTATAATGCTTGTTTCATGGTGATTCCAACAGTTATTATTAGTTTTTCTACTGGAGACTTTCAGCAG gCAACACGTTTCCAGCACTGgacaaattttttatttgtctttcaatttcttctttcctgcttATTGGG GTTTCTGTTGATGTATTCTACTGTCCTTTGCAGTCATTACAATTCTGCACTCACAACAGCAGTAGTTGGTGCCATCAAG aatATATCCATTGCTTACATTGGAATGTTGATTGGTGGAGATTACATATTCTCTGTATTAAACTTTATAGGTCTAAATATTTG TATGGCAGGAGGACTGAGATACTCATTTTTAGCCTTAAGAGGAAACAGCAAGCCTGCACAACCTGGGGATGAAGAGAATGCACTTCCAGAGTTGAAGAGTTAG
- the SLC35D2 gene encoding nucleotide sugar transporter SLC35D2 isoform X5, with protein MILLKMILPMAGMLGWIPFQRFKPRFPEGECLEVLNSCPLTALKAEQVGARRQRKVPLPTPGGSSTSHGRAPLFRPRPGERRWPGASAARVRRERGPRGSASVPGLHAAAGTARGRPVAAAVLDARAGPGRTGPGWAGGAAARSAVLVEPGVGSCQPPPPPLVAAMTVGQAAGAAAAAAAPSALPRVLSALFYGTCSFLIVLVNKALLSAYSFPSPVFLGIGQMAATILILYVSKLNKIVHFPDFDKSIPMKLFPLPLIYVGNHISGLSSTGKLSLPMFTVLRKFTIPLTLLLEIIILGKRYPLSIIVSVFAIILGAFIAAGSDLSFNLEGYTFVLLNDIFTAANGVYTKQKIDPKELGKYGVLFYNACFMVIPTVIISFSTGDFQQATRFQHWTNFLFVFQFLLSCLLGFLLMYSTVLCSHYNSALTTAVVGAIKYGRRTEILIFSLKRKQQACTTWG; from the exons atgaTCTTGTTGAAGATGattctgcccatggcagggatgtTGGGCTGGATACCCTTCCAGCGGTTTAAACCTCGCTTTCCTGAGGGCGAGTGCTTGGAGGTGCTGAATTCCTGCCCCTTGACCGCTTTAAAAGCGGAGCAGGTTGGTGCCCGAAGGCAGCGGAAGGTACCGCTTCCAACCCCTGGAGGAAGCAGCACCTCGCACGGCCGAGCGCCTCTCTTTCGGCCGAGGCCTGGGGAGCGGCGCTGGCCGGGGGCGAGCGCTGCCCGAGTCCGGCGGGAACGTGGGCCGAGAGGCAGCGCCTCCGTGCCGGGGCTCCACGCAGCAGCCGGGACCGCCAGGGGGCGCCCTGTGGCCGCCGCCGTCCTTGACGCtcgggccgggccgggtcggaccgggccgggctgggccggAGGGGCGGCGGCCCGGTCGGCCGTACTCGTGGAGCCCGGGGTGGGGTCCTGtcagccgccgccgccaccgctCGTCGCCGCCATGACCGTCGGGCAGGCCgccggggcggcggcggctgccGCCGCGCCCTCGGCGCTGCCTAGGGTGCTCTCAGCCCTCTTTTACGGGACGTGCTCCTTCCTCATCGTGTTGGTCAACAAGGCCCTGCTCAGCGCCTACAG CTTCCCATCACCAGTGTTTCTTGGAATTGGACAG aTGGCAGCCACTATACTTATTTTGTATGTGTCAAAATTAAATAAGATTGTTCACTTCCCTGATTTTGACAAAAGTATACCTATGAAG TtgtttcctctgcctctgaTTTATGTTGGAAACCACATAAGTGGATTATCAAGTACCGGCAAACTCAG TTTGCCGATGTTTACGGTGCTCAGGAAGTTTACCATTCCACTTACTTTACTGCTGGAAATCATCATACTTGG gaaACGATACCCCCTGAGTATTATAGTCAGCGTATTTGCAATAATTCTTGGGGCTTTCATAGCTGCTGG GTCTGATCTGTCTTTTAATCTGGAGGGCTACACATTTGTATTGCTAAATGATATCTTCACAGCAGCAAATGGAGTttacacaaagcagaaaattgatCCAAAG GAGTTGGGAAAATACGGTGTCCTTTTCTATAATGCTTGTTTCATGGTGATTCCAACAGTTATTATTAGTTTTTCTACTGGAGACTTTCAGCAG gCAACACGTTTCCAGCACTGgacaaattttttatttgtctttcaatttcttctttcctgcttATTGGG GTTTCTGTTGATGTATTCTACTGTCCTTTGCAGTCATTACAATTCTGCACTCACAACAGCAGTAGTTGGTGCCATCAAG TATGGCAGGAGGACTGAGATACTCATTTTTAGCCTTAAGAGGAAACAGCAAGCCTGCACAACCTGGGGATGA
- the SLC35D2 gene encoding nucleotide sugar transporter SLC35D2 isoform X2, producing the protein MILLKMILPMAGMLGWIPFQRFKPRFPEGECLEVLNSCPLTALKAEQVGARRQRKVPLPTPGGSSTSHGRAPLFRPRPGERRWPGASAARVRRERGPRGSASVPGLHAAAGTARGRPVAAAVLDARAGPGRTGPGWAGGAAARSAVLVEPGVGSCQPPPPPLVAAMTVGQAAGAAAAAAAPSALPRVLSALFYGTCSFLIVLVNKALLSAYSFPSPVFLGIGQMAATILILYVSKLNKIVHFPDFDKSIPMKLFPLPLIYVGNHISGLSSTGKLSLPMFTVLRKFTIPLTLLLEIIILGSDLSFNLEGYTFVLLNDIFTAANGVYTKQKIDPKELGKYGVLFYNACFMVIPTVIISFSTGDFQQATRFQHWTNFLFVFQFLLSCLLGFLLMYSTVLCSHYNSALTTAVVGAIKNISIAYIGMLIGGDYIFSVLNFIGLNICMAGGLRYSFLALRGNSKPAQPGDEENALPELKS; encoded by the exons atgaTCTTGTTGAAGATGattctgcccatggcagggatgtTGGGCTGGATACCCTTCCAGCGGTTTAAACCTCGCTTTCCTGAGGGCGAGTGCTTGGAGGTGCTGAATTCCTGCCCCTTGACCGCTTTAAAAGCGGAGCAGGTTGGTGCCCGAAGGCAGCGGAAGGTACCGCTTCCAACCCCTGGAGGAAGCAGCACCTCGCACGGCCGAGCGCCTCTCTTTCGGCCGAGGCCTGGGGAGCGGCGCTGGCCGGGGGCGAGCGCTGCCCGAGTCCGGCGGGAACGTGGGCCGAGAGGCAGCGCCTCCGTGCCGGGGCTCCACGCAGCAGCCGGGACCGCCAGGGGGCGCCCTGTGGCCGCCGCCGTCCTTGACGCtcgggccgggccgggtcggaccgggccgggctgggccggAGGGGCGGCGGCCCGGTCGGCCGTACTCGTGGAGCCCGGGGTGGGGTCCTGtcagccgccgccgccaccgctCGTCGCCGCCATGACCGTCGGGCAGGCCgccggggcggcggcggctgccGCCGCGCCCTCGGCGCTGCCTAGGGTGCTCTCAGCCCTCTTTTACGGGACGTGCTCCTTCCTCATCGTGTTGGTCAACAAGGCCCTGCTCAGCGCCTACAG CTTCCCATCACCAGTGTTTCTTGGAATTGGACAG aTGGCAGCCACTATACTTATTTTGTATGTGTCAAAATTAAATAAGATTGTTCACTTCCCTGATTTTGACAAAAGTATACCTATGAAG TtgtttcctctgcctctgaTTTATGTTGGAAACCACATAAGTGGATTATCAAGTACCGGCAAACTCAG TTTGCCGATGTTTACGGTGCTCAGGAAGTTTACCATTCCACTTACTTTACTGCTGGAAATCATCATACTTGG GTCTGATCTGTCTTTTAATCTGGAGGGCTACACATTTGTATTGCTAAATGATATCTTCACAGCAGCAAATGGAGTttacacaaagcagaaaattgatCCAAAG GAGTTGGGAAAATACGGTGTCCTTTTCTATAATGCTTGTTTCATGGTGATTCCAACAGTTATTATTAGTTTTTCTACTGGAGACTTTCAGCAG gCAACACGTTTCCAGCACTGgacaaattttttatttgtctttcaatttcttctttcctgcttATTGGG GTTTCTGTTGATGTATTCTACTGTCCTTTGCAGTCATTACAATTCTGCACTCACAACAGCAGTAGTTGGTGCCATCAAG aatATATCCATTGCTTACATTGGAATGTTGATTGGTGGAGATTACATATTCTCTGTATTAAACTTTATAGGTCTAAATATTTG TATGGCAGGAGGACTGAGATACTCATTTTTAGCCTTAAGAGGAAACAGCAAGCCTGCACAACCTGGGGATGAAGAGAATGCACTTCCAGAGTTGAAGAGTTAG
- the SLC35D2 gene encoding nucleotide sugar transporter SLC35D2 isoform X3: protein MILLKMILPMAGMLGWIPFQRFKPRFPEGECLEVLNSCPLTALKAEQVGARRQRKVPLPTPGGSSTSHGRAPLFRPRPGERRWPGASAARVRRERGPRGSASVPGLHAAAGTARGRPVAAAVLDARAGPGRTGPGWAGGAAARSAVLVEPGVGSCQPPPPPLVAAMTVGQAAGAAAAAAAPSALPRVLSALFYGTCSFLIVLVNKALLSAYSFPSPVFLGIGQMAATILILYVSKLNKIVHFPDFDKSIPMKLFPLPLIYVGNHISGLSSTGKLRKRYPLSIIVSVFAIILGAFIAAGSDLSFNLEGYTFVLLNDIFTAANGVYTKQKIDPKELGKYGVLFYNACFMVIPTVIISFSTGDFQQATRFQHWTNFLFVFQFLLSCLLGFLLMYSTVLCSHYNSALTTAVVGAIKNISIAYIGMLIGGDYIFSVLNFIGLNICMAGGLRYSFLALRGNSKPAQPGDEENALPELKS, encoded by the exons atgaTCTTGTTGAAGATGattctgcccatggcagggatgtTGGGCTGGATACCCTTCCAGCGGTTTAAACCTCGCTTTCCTGAGGGCGAGTGCTTGGAGGTGCTGAATTCCTGCCCCTTGACCGCTTTAAAAGCGGAGCAGGTTGGTGCCCGAAGGCAGCGGAAGGTACCGCTTCCAACCCCTGGAGGAAGCAGCACCTCGCACGGCCGAGCGCCTCTCTTTCGGCCGAGGCCTGGGGAGCGGCGCTGGCCGGGGGCGAGCGCTGCCCGAGTCCGGCGGGAACGTGGGCCGAGAGGCAGCGCCTCCGTGCCGGGGCTCCACGCAGCAGCCGGGACCGCCAGGGGGCGCCCTGTGGCCGCCGCCGTCCTTGACGCtcgggccgggccgggtcggaccgggccgggctgggccggAGGGGCGGCGGCCCGGTCGGCCGTACTCGTGGAGCCCGGGGTGGGGTCCTGtcagccgccgccgccaccgctCGTCGCCGCCATGACCGTCGGGCAGGCCgccggggcggcggcggctgccGCCGCGCCCTCGGCGCTGCCTAGGGTGCTCTCAGCCCTCTTTTACGGGACGTGCTCCTTCCTCATCGTGTTGGTCAACAAGGCCCTGCTCAGCGCCTACAG CTTCCCATCACCAGTGTTTCTTGGAATTGGACAG aTGGCAGCCACTATACTTATTTTGTATGTGTCAAAATTAAATAAGATTGTTCACTTCCCTGATTTTGACAAAAGTATACCTATGAAG TtgtttcctctgcctctgaTTTATGTTGGAAACCACATAAGTGGATTATCAAGTACCGGCAAACTCAG gaaACGATACCCCCTGAGTATTATAGTCAGCGTATTTGCAATAATTCTTGGGGCTTTCATAGCTGCTGG GTCTGATCTGTCTTTTAATCTGGAGGGCTACACATTTGTATTGCTAAATGATATCTTCACAGCAGCAAATGGAGTttacacaaagcagaaaattgatCCAAAG GAGTTGGGAAAATACGGTGTCCTTTTCTATAATGCTTGTTTCATGGTGATTCCAACAGTTATTATTAGTTTTTCTACTGGAGACTTTCAGCAG gCAACACGTTTCCAGCACTGgacaaattttttatttgtctttcaatttcttctttcctgcttATTGGG GTTTCTGTTGATGTATTCTACTGTCCTTTGCAGTCATTACAATTCTGCACTCACAACAGCAGTAGTTGGTGCCATCAAG aatATATCCATTGCTTACATTGGAATGTTGATTGGTGGAGATTACATATTCTCTGTATTAAACTTTATAGGTCTAAATATTTG TATGGCAGGAGGACTGAGATACTCATTTTTAGCCTTAAGAGGAAACAGCAAGCCTGCACAACCTGGGGATGAAGAGAATGCACTTCCAGAGTTGAAGAGTTAG
- the SLC35D2 gene encoding nucleotide sugar transporter SLC35D2 isoform X7 yields MILLKMILPMAGMLGWIPFQRFKPRFPEGECLEVLNSCPLTALKAEQVGARRQRKVPLPTPGGSSTSHGRAPLFRPRPGERRWPGASAARVRRERGPRGSASVPGLHAAAGTARGRPVAAAVLDARAGPGRTGPGWAGGAAARSAVLVEPGVGSCQPPPPPLVAAMTVGQAAGAAAAAAAPSALPRVLSALFYGTCSFLIVLVNKALLSAYSFPSPVFLGIGQMAATILILYVSKLNKIVHFPDFDKSIPMKLFPLPLIYVGNHISGLSSTGKLRSDLSFNLEGYTFVLLNDIFTAANGVYTKQKIDPKELGKYGVLFYNACFMVIPTVIISFSTGDFQQATRFQHWTNFLFVFQFLLSCLLGFLLMYSTVLCSHYNSALTTAVVGAIKNISIAYIGMLIGGDYIFSVLNFIGLNICMAGGLRYSFLALRGNSKPAQPGDEENALPELKS; encoded by the exons atgaTCTTGTTGAAGATGattctgcccatggcagggatgtTGGGCTGGATACCCTTCCAGCGGTTTAAACCTCGCTTTCCTGAGGGCGAGTGCTTGGAGGTGCTGAATTCCTGCCCCTTGACCGCTTTAAAAGCGGAGCAGGTTGGTGCCCGAAGGCAGCGGAAGGTACCGCTTCCAACCCCTGGAGGAAGCAGCACCTCGCACGGCCGAGCGCCTCTCTTTCGGCCGAGGCCTGGGGAGCGGCGCTGGCCGGGGGCGAGCGCTGCCCGAGTCCGGCGGGAACGTGGGCCGAGAGGCAGCGCCTCCGTGCCGGGGCTCCACGCAGCAGCCGGGACCGCCAGGGGGCGCCCTGTGGCCGCCGCCGTCCTTGACGCtcgggccgggccgggtcggaccgggccgggctgggccggAGGGGCGGCGGCCCGGTCGGCCGTACTCGTGGAGCCCGGGGTGGGGTCCTGtcagccgccgccgccaccgctCGTCGCCGCCATGACCGTCGGGCAGGCCgccggggcggcggcggctgccGCCGCGCCCTCGGCGCTGCCTAGGGTGCTCTCAGCCCTCTTTTACGGGACGTGCTCCTTCCTCATCGTGTTGGTCAACAAGGCCCTGCTCAGCGCCTACAG CTTCCCATCACCAGTGTTTCTTGGAATTGGACAG aTGGCAGCCACTATACTTATTTTGTATGTGTCAAAATTAAATAAGATTGTTCACTTCCCTGATTTTGACAAAAGTATACCTATGAAG TtgtttcctctgcctctgaTTTATGTTGGAAACCACATAAGTGGATTATCAAGTACCGGCAAACTCAG GTCTGATCTGTCTTTTAATCTGGAGGGCTACACATTTGTATTGCTAAATGATATCTTCACAGCAGCAAATGGAGTttacacaaagcagaaaattgatCCAAAG GAGTTGGGAAAATACGGTGTCCTTTTCTATAATGCTTGTTTCATGGTGATTCCAACAGTTATTATTAGTTTTTCTACTGGAGACTTTCAGCAG gCAACACGTTTCCAGCACTGgacaaattttttatttgtctttcaatttcttctttcctgcttATTGGG GTTTCTGTTGATGTATTCTACTGTCCTTTGCAGTCATTACAATTCTGCACTCACAACAGCAGTAGTTGGTGCCATCAAG aatATATCCATTGCTTACATTGGAATGTTGATTGGTGGAGATTACATATTCTCTGTATTAAACTTTATAGGTCTAAATATTTG TATGGCAGGAGGACTGAGATACTCATTTTTAGCCTTAAGAGGAAACAGCAAGCCTGCACAACCTGGGGATGAAGAGAATGCACTTCCAGAGTTGAAGAGTTAG